One segment of Cynocephalus volans isolate mCynVol1 chromosome 8, mCynVol1.pri, whole genome shotgun sequence DNA contains the following:
- the RGS21 gene encoding regulator of G-protein signaling 21, with product MPVKCCFYRSPTTEAMAWSENMDTLLANEAGLDAFRTFLKSEFSEENVEFWLACEDFKKTESAEKIASKAKMIYSEFIEADAPKEINIDFSTRDLISKNIAEPTLKCFDEAQKLIYCLMAKDSFPRFLKSEIYKKLINNHQAENHKKWLPFL from the exons ATGCCAGTGAA ATGTTGTTTCTACAGGTCACCAACCACAGAAGCAATGGCGTGGTCTGAAAATATGGACACACTTTTAGCCAACGAAG ctgGTCTAGATGCTTTTCGAACATTTCTAAAATCAGAGTTTAGTGAAGAAAACGTTGAATTCTGGCTTGCCTGTGAAGActtcaagaaaacagaaagtgcAGAAAAAATTGCTTCCAAAGCCAAGATGATTTATTCTGAATTCATTGAAGCTGATGCACCTAAAGAG ATTAACATTGACTTCAGTACCAGGGACCTCATCTCAAAGAATATTGCTGAACCAACTCTCAAATGCTTTGATGAGGCTCAGAAATTAATCTACTGTCTCATGGCCAAGGATTCTTTTCCTCGATTTCTAAAGTCAGAGATTTATAAGAAACTCATAAATAACCACCAGGctgaaaatcataaaaaatgGCTCCCTTTCTTGTGA